In Candidatus Desulforudis audaxviator MP104C, a genomic segment contains:
- a CDS encoding YbjQ family protein has product MIITTTREIPGKRVVRTLGLVSGNIVRSRNIGRDVLAGLKNIVGGEIKEYTELMSMSRRDAVKRMVEEAERLGANAVVEVRFVTAQVAATAAEILAYGTAVIVEDE; this is encoded by the coding sequence ATGATCATTACCACTACGCGGGAGATTCCGGGCAAGAGGGTGGTGCGCACCCTGGGCCTGGTCAGCGGGAATATCGTGCGCAGCCGCAACATCGGCCGCGACGTGCTGGCGGGATTGAAGAATATCGTCGGCGGCGAGATCAAGGAATACACCGAATTGATGTCCATGTCCCGCCGGGACGCCGTCAAGCGGATGGTGGAGGAAGCCGAAAGGCTCGGTGCGAATGCGGTCGTGGAGGTGCGCTTCGTCACCGCCCAGGTGGCGGCCACCGCCGCCGAGATCCTGGCTTACGGCACCGCGGTAATCGTCGAGGACGAGTAG
- a CDS encoding CtsR family transcriptional regulator, with protein MRSLPTLADSIAEYIKRRVAESPHGYVEIRRNDLAERFQCVPSQVTYVLATRFHVRTGFVVESRRGGGGYIRVVRLPSAQNGLARELYRLIGSRIGSREAREIVLRLRAEGLIGERETRLISGAVDDRTLRVLDFPWRNLVRASILKEMLSALLHEAAGPGSGRRAGKGDEGTP; from the coding sequence GTGAGGTCACTGCCGACTCTCGCCGACAGCATTGCGGAATACATCAAAAGGCGCGTGGCGGAAAGCCCGCACGGTTACGTCGAGATCCGGCGCAACGACCTGGCCGAACGATTTCAGTGCGTACCGTCCCAGGTGACCTACGTTCTGGCCACCAGGTTCCATGTACGGACCGGGTTTGTGGTGGAAAGCCGGCGCGGCGGCGGCGGCTACATTCGTGTGGTCCGATTGCCCTCGGCGCAGAACGGGCTGGCCCGGGAATTGTATCGCCTGATCGGGTCCCGCATCGGGTCCCGTGAGGCCCGGGAGATAGTGCTGCGCCTGCGCGCGGAAGGCTTGATCGGGGAACGCGAGACCCGCCTGATCAGCGGCGCGGTTGACGACCGGACCCTGCGCGTGCTGGATTTTCCCTGGCGCAACCTGGTCCGGGCCAGCATCCTGAAGGAGATGCTCAGCGCACTCCTGCACGAAGCGGCCGGGCCGGGCAGTGGCCGCAGGGCCGGAAAAGGAGATGAGGGCACCCCTTGA
- a CDS encoding UvrB/UvrC motif-containing protein, whose translation MICERCKQQPASVHYTEVINNQKRQMYLCPACAEEAHKAFDLGAPLNLHNLLAGLMGPGNVKEVPENEAEFLCETCGLSDAAFGKYGLLGCGGCYQYFGERLEPLLRRIHGSTRHTGKVPQRSRNKYLLIQEVDRLRAQMREAVEKEEFERAAALRDAIRDLQQRLA comes from the coding sequence TTGATCTGCGAGCGATGCAAACAACAACCGGCCTCGGTGCACTACACCGAGGTCATCAATAATCAGAAACGCCAGATGTACCTGTGCCCGGCCTGCGCCGAGGAAGCCCATAAGGCGTTCGACCTCGGGGCGCCGCTCAACCTGCACAATTTGCTGGCCGGACTGATGGGCCCCGGAAACGTCAAGGAAGTTCCGGAAAACGAGGCGGAGTTCCTTTGTGAAACCTGCGGGCTTTCGGACGCCGCGTTCGGCAAATACGGTCTTCTAGGTTGCGGCGGGTGCTACCAGTATTTCGGCGAACGCCTGGAGCCGCTTCTGAGGCGGATCCACGGCTCCACCCGGCACACTGGCAAGGTGCCCCAGCGTTCCCGGAACAAGTATCTGCTGATACAGGAAGTGGACCGCCTGCGAGCCCAAATGCGTGAGGCGGTTGAAAAAGAGGAATTTGAGCGCGCCGCCGCGTTGCGGGACGCGATCCGGGATCTGCAACAGAGGCTGGCTTGA
- a CDS encoding protein arginine kinase — protein MSLKNTLQSPYSQWMEDDAPESDVVISSRARLARSLAGYPFPHRLSPEQAEQVIQAVSLAVRNAEFRTRFGDVELVRMTELSPVDRWILVEKHLISPGFLKNTGSSFEYKGLVLTPDEQLSIMVNEEDHLRIQCLFPGLQLEAAARTADEADSLLEKTLDFAFSDRIGYLTACPTNVGTGLRASVMVHLPGLVLLGQVKEVLTTVSRLGLTVRGLFGEGTDAVGNLFQVSNQVTLGHRESEITGNLASVTRQVIEQERSARQQLVRQMPVVMRDRVGRALGILKHAHTLGVEEAMRLISDVRLGVMAGLLKGPPSRVLLELMVITRPSYLVRVSGRELSPPEWDELRATLVRELVNAHSGEHPGAQDGRDTGRRPEEKKKI, from the coding sequence TTGAGTTTGAAGAACACGTTACAGAGCCCGTACAGCCAGTGGATGGAGGACGACGCTCCCGAGTCGGACGTGGTCATCTCCTCGCGGGCTCGCCTGGCCCGAAGTCTGGCCGGTTACCCCTTTCCCCACCGGCTTTCTCCGGAACAGGCCGAACAGGTGATCCAGGCAGTCAGCCTGGCCGTCCGCAACGCGGAGTTCCGGACACGTTTCGGCGACGTGGAGTTGGTCCGGATGACCGAATTGTCTCCGGTCGACCGGTGGATACTGGTGGAAAAGCACTTGATCAGCCCCGGTTTTCTCAAGAACACGGGGAGCAGTTTCGAATACAAGGGGCTGGTGCTGACCCCGGACGAGCAGCTGAGCATCATGGTGAACGAAGAAGACCACCTGCGCATCCAGTGCCTGTTCCCCGGGCTGCAGCTTGAGGCCGCGGCCCGCACGGCGGACGAGGCCGACAGCCTGCTGGAAAAGACGCTTGATTTCGCGTTTTCGGACCGGATCGGCTATCTAACCGCCTGTCCGACCAACGTGGGGACCGGGCTCCGCGCTTCGGTGATGGTGCACCTCCCGGGACTGGTACTGCTCGGACAGGTCAAGGAGGTGCTGACGACCGTTTCCAGGCTGGGGCTGACGGTACGCGGCCTGTTCGGCGAGGGGACCGATGCGGTGGGCAACCTTTTCCAGGTCTCGAACCAGGTGACCCTGGGTCACCGGGAGTCTGAAATTACGGGCAACCTGGCTTCGGTCACCCGGCAGGTGATCGAGCAGGAGCGCTCAGCCCGCCAACAGCTGGTCAGGCAGATGCCGGTGGTCATGCGTGACCGGGTGGGCCGGGCGCTCGGGATCCTTAAACACGCGCACACCCTGGGTGTGGAAGAGGCCATGCGCCTGATTTCGGACGTACGCCTGGGGGTAATGGCGGGACTCCTGAAGGGGCCGCCGTCGCGGGTGCTTCTGGAACTTATGGTTATCACCAGGCCGTCGTACCTGGTGAGAGTCAGCGGGCGGGAACTATCCCCGCCTGAATGGGACGAATTGCGGGCCACACTGGTCCGGGAGCTTGTGAACGCGCATTCCGGAGAACATCCCGGAGCGCAGGATGGTCGTGACACCGGCCGCCGACCGGAAGAGAAGAAGAAGATATGA